One Baekduia alba genomic window, GTGACGCCGGCCGCCCAGGCGCGTAATGTCGCGCCATGGATCTCCTGTCCCGGTTCCATAGCGGCGTCGCCCACCAGCTCAGCCACCCCGCCGGCCTCGCGGGGCGCGCGATCGGCCGGCGCCTGAACAAGGGCAACCGGCCCGCGGTCGCCCAGGCGGTCGCGGCGCTCGCGCCCTTCGAGGGCGCCACGGTCGCCGACGTCGGCTTTGGCGGCGGCGTCGGCCTGGAGCTGCTGCTGGCCTCCGACGCCGAGACCGTGCACGGCGTCGAGGTCTCGACCGAGATGCTGCGCGCGGCGCGCAAGCGCTTCGCGTTCGACATCGACGCCGAGCGCCTCGGGCTGGACGCCGGCTCGATGTCCGCGCTGCCGCTGCCCGACGCGACCCTCGACGGGCTCATCACGACCAACACCATCTACTTCATCGCCGACCTCGCCCCCGCCTTCGCGGAGCTGGCGCGCGTCCTGCGCCCGGGCGGCGTCGCGGTCCTCGGCCTCGGCGACCCGGAGAAGATGCGCAAGAGCAGCTTCACGCCCTACGGCTTCGTCATCCGCCCGGTCGAGGAGGTGGCCGCGGCGCTCGCGGCCGCCGGCCTGCCCGTGACCGACCACCAGCGCGTCGGCGACGACCCGGCCGCCTACCACCTGCTCGTCGCAACTTCCCCCGCCGCGCCCCGTTGAGGCGTGACGCTTGCGCCGTGACCGCCGCCGCGTAAGGTCCCGGCCGTGCCGCCGCCCACGCTGGCCGTCGTCGAGCAGGTGATCCGCGCGAGCTGGTCGCCCGCGAGCTGCGATCCCGTCGACCTGGCGGACTGGTCGCCCGCGAACCCGGCCCGCGGCCAGTGCGGCGTCACCGCGCTGGTCCTCCAGGACCACCTCGGCGGCGACCTGCTGATGGCCGAGGTCCGTCACGCCGACGGCTCGCGCCAGGGCGTCCACTACTGGAACCGCCTGGACGACGGCGCGGAGCTCGACCTCACGCGCGAGCAGTTCCTCGCCGCCGAGGTCGTCCTCGAGCCGCGCGTGGTGCACCGCCCGCCCGACATCAGCGGCGGCCGCCTCTACGAGCAGTACACGCGGCTCGCGACGCGCGTGCGCGACGGCCTGGCGCGGGACGGCGGCGAGTGACGTTCGCGGGCGACGCTCAGCCGACCGCGCCGCGGGGATCGATCGCGGCTCCGCGCAGGCGCAGCTCGAAGTGCAGGTGCGGGCCGGTGGCGCGTCCCGTCGCGCCGACGCGTCCGACGACCGTGCCGGCCGCGACGCACGCGCCCGGGCGCACGGCCAACGCGGACAGGTGCGCATACCACGAGGTCACGCCGAACCGGTGGGCCAGCACCACGAGGTTGCCGTAGCCGCCGGGGTCCCAGCCCGCGGAGGCGACGCAGCCCGCGCCGGCGGCAGCGACGGGCGCGCCGGTGTCGGCGACGTAGTCCAGCCCACTGTGGAACCGGCTCCCGCGCGGGCCGAAGCGATCGCCGACGGGCGCCGAGACCGGCGTGCGCAGCCGCAGCGGCGAGGTCGGCGGCGCGCGCCGCAGCGCCGCCAGCGTGCCCGGGCCGGCACGCCCGTCGACGGCCAGGCGCGCCCAGGCCTGGAAGCGGCGCAGCGCCGCCGCGCTGCGGGCGCCCAGGACGCCGTCGACCGCGCCCGACGGGAAGCCTGCGCGACCCAGCAGGAACTGCAGCTGCGCGACGTCCCAGCCGCGCGTGTCGGCGCCGAGCGCCCGTGCGCCGAGCAACGGCCGCCCGCGCCAGCCCAGCGCACGCCGCGTCGCGGCGCCGGCCACGCCGTCGACGACCAGTCGCGCGCGTCGCTGCAGGCGCAGGACCCCCGTTCGCGTCGCGGGCCCGGGCAGTCCGTCGACCGTGCCCGCGTAGAGCCCGCGCGCGAGCAGCGCGACCTGCAGGGCCGCCGTGCCGGAGCCGGCGGCCCGCGCCTGGCCGGGAGCGCCGAGCGCACCGAGGACCAGCGCCACAACCGCGAGACGACGCACGCGGGGCATCGGTGGGGCTTCGCCGCCGCGGTCCGGCTCCCCTGCCGTGCCTAGGCACGACGGCGAAGCCTGGCGCCCCGCGACGCCGATGCGGCGCCGCTACACGCCCGGGCGCCGCGCCAGCAGCACGTAGTCGCCGTAGCGGCCGACGCGCGCGTAGTTGGCGTCGATGTAGTCGTCGAGCAGCGTCACGCCCGAGGACTTGGCCGAGTCGTTGGCCTCGGTCGCCGTCGCGACCGGCGCGACCCAGCGGACGACCAGCGGCGTCCGGGTGCGCTCCAGGTCGTCGCGCATCTCGCGCTGGACCTTCGCGGTCGTCACGACGCCGGGCTGGACGACGTCGTAGCGCGTCGGGTTGCTGCGGTTCAGCAACGTGTACAACAACGTGTCGCCGACGCGGACGCGGTCATAGCGCGGCGGCGCGCTGAGCAGGTCGGAGCCCGGCCGCGAGCGCTTGTTGACCGCGGCGGCGAGGTCCTCCAACGCGTGCGCGTCGGTCTGCGCCGTCCGGACGCCGTTGGCGTCGGCCAGGTCGATCCCGGCCATGTTGGTGCCGTCGGTCACCTTGCCGAGCATGCGGTCGGCGCCGTGCAGCGCGATGACCGCCAGGCCCGCGCCGAGCACGACCTTCCAGGCCATCCGCGACTCCCTCGCGGCGCCCGCGGCCAGCGCGATCGCCAGGACCGCGGCGAGCGGCACGAGGTGGAACTCGTCCGTGCGCGCCAGCAGGTAGAGCAGGCCCACGACGAGCAGCGGGACCAGCGCGAGCCCGCGCCGCGCCGGGATCGACGCCACCGCCCAGAGCACGGTGAAGACCACCAACAACGCCGGGAAGTCGCGCTCGAGCACCTTGTTGGGGTCGGTGGTGCGCGGCGCGACCGGGAACGGCAGGCGCTGGAGGTGCTGCTTGGCGGCGAAGCCGAACGTCTGCGACAGGAAGTCGCCGGGCGCCACGACCAGGAAGGGCAGCATCCCCAACAGCGCGCCGCCGCCGAAGACCAGCCACAGCCGGCGCCCGCCGTGCTCGCGGCCGCCGAGCAGGAACGCGCCCAGGGCCGCCGCCACGCCGACCTCGGGCCGGAACAGGAACGCGACCGCCGCCAGCCCGCCGGCCAGGCCCGCATGCCGCCGGCCCGCCAGCAGCGCGCCGAACGCCAGCGCCACCGCCGGCGCCGTCGGCCCCGGCGTCAGCGGCCACGCCATCGCCGCGGCCACGCCCGCCCAGGCGGCCAGCGCCCAGCGGTCGTTGGTCGTCTCGCGCCGGACGAGCAGGTAGGCGAGGACCGCGGCCACGCCGGCGATCACGGCGCGCACGATCCGCCAGACGACGAGCGAGTCGCCGAGCAGCGCCTGCAGCAGCGGCGCGCCCGGCAGGTAGTTGCACCAGAAGTCGCGGTAGGGCCACTCGCCCGACGCGATCCGGTGGCCCCACTGGAGCATCAGGCCCTCGTCGTGCGGGCCGGTCCCGGCGCGCAGGTCGATCGTCGCCCACGCGGTGGCCAGCAGGCCCAGGACGATGATCCGCAGGGGCGTGAGCTCCACGGTGACGCGGAAGAAGCCCTCGCGGGGTGGATGGTGCTCGCGCCGCGCCGCCATCGCCTTCACTCCGCGGCTCCTGGATGGCCGCCCGCCGCGGGCCCGCGCCACGGGCGCCACGGGACCGCGCGCTCCATCGCGGCGCGCTGCGTCCCGCCGACCCCGTGGCGGGCGCGCCACACGTCGGGCAGCCGCGGCACCGCGTCGCGCAGCCCGCGCAGGTGCGAGCGCAGCGCGTTCGGCCCCCGGCGGGCCGCGTCGACCAGCCACGAGGCCTGCCGGTAGGCGACGTACGGCGCCCACTGGACCGGGAACCAGCGGACCGAGAGCAGCAGCGAGTTGCGCGCGACCCAGTAGCCGACCGGCGCGCCGCTGCCCGCGCCCGCGTGGCGCGCGACCGCCGGCTCGTAGCGGCACGTCCAACCGGCGAGCCGCAGGCGCAGCGCCAGGTCGACGTCCTCCAGGTACATGCCGTAGGACTCGTCGAAGCCGCCGACCTGCGCCACCGCGTCGCGCCGGTACAGCGCCGCGCCCGCGCACGCGCCCCAGATGTCGCCCGGGACGTCGAAGCGGCCGTCGTCGAGGCGTCCGCGCCCGCGCTGCTCGCAGACGCCGTCGCGCCGCAGCGTGTCCCCCGCGTCGTCGATCAGGCCGGCGTCGTCCATCCCCACCATCTTGCACGCGACGGACCCCGCGTCGGGTGCGGCCTCCAACACCTCGGTCATGCGCGCCAGCCAGTCCGGGGCCAGCGCCACGTCGGTGTTGACCAGCGCGACCGCGTCGCAGTCGGCCACCGCGTCGAGCCCCGTGTTGACCGCGGCGGCGAACCCGCCGGAGCTCGCGCGCCCCACGACGACGACGTCGCCCTGGGCGCGGAGCCAATCGACCGACTCGTCGCGCGAGCCGTCGTCGACCACGACGATCCGGTCGGCCGGCCGCGTCTGCGCGCGCAGCGCGGCGAGCAGGCCGGGCAGCCAACGCCGCCCGTCCCGGTTGGGGACGACGACCGCGACCCGCAACCGCGCCCCCGGGGCGAGGTTCTCGGCGCTCACGCCAGCTGCCCCAGCGCCGTGCGTGCGAGCGCCACCGAGCACGCGCACGGAACCCGAGCCCTCCGGGCGAGCGGTTCCGCGTTCACGCGGCGCGACGGCCGGCGAGCGCCAGCCCGCGCGCCGGGCGGTTGCGGTCGCCGCGCGGGCTGGGCCCGGCCGCGAGCGCCGCGTCGACGTTCGCCTGGATCTCCTGCGCGAACGCGGTCCTGCTGAAGCGCTGCGCGTTGGCGACGCACGCGGCGGGGTCGACCGACAGCGGGTCGAACGCGGCGACGGCCGCGGCCAGCGCCTCGGGCGTCGCGTCCTCGTAGAAGACGCCGGTCTCGCCCTCGCGCACCGACTCCGTCACGCCGCCCTCGTCCA contains:
- a CDS encoding class I SAM-dependent methyltransferase — protein: MDLLSRFHSGVAHQLSHPAGLAGRAIGRRLNKGNRPAVAQAVAALAPFEGATVADVGFGGGVGLELLLASDAETVHGVEVSTEMLRAARKRFAFDIDAERLGLDAGSMSALPLPDATLDGLITTNTIYFIADLAPAFAELARVLRPGGVAVLGLGDPEKMRKSSFTPYGFVIRPVEEVAAALAAAGLPVTDHQRVGDDPAAYHLLVATSPAAPR
- a CDS encoding YunG family protein is translated as MPPPTLAVVEQVIRASWSPASCDPVDLADWSPANPARGQCGVTALVLQDHLGGDLLMAEVRHADGSRQGVHYWNRLDDGAELDLTREQFLAAEVVLEPRVVHRPPDISGGRLYEQYTRLATRVRDGLARDGGE
- a CDS encoding peptidoglycan DD-metalloendopeptidase family protein, with amino-acid sequence MALVLGALGAPGQARAAGSGTAALQVALLARGLYAGTVDGLPGPATRTGVLRLQRRARLVVDGVAGAATRRALGWRGRPLLGARALGADTRGWDVAQLQFLLGRAGFPSGAVDGVLGARSAAALRRFQAWARLAVDGRAGPGTLAALRRAPPTSPLRLRTPVSAPVGDRFGPRGSRFHSGLDYVADTGAPVAAAGAGCVASAGWDPGGYGNLVVLAHRFGVTSWYAHLSALAVRPGACVAAGTVVGRVGATGRATGPHLHFELRLRGAAIDPRGAVG
- a CDS encoding glycosyltransferase family 2 protein, producing the protein MSAENLAPGARLRVAVVVPNRDGRRWLPGLLAALRAQTRPADRIVVVDDGSRDESVDWLRAQGDVVVVGRASSGGFAAAVNTGLDAVADCDAVALVNTDVALAPDWLARMTEVLEAAPDAGSVACKMVGMDDAGLIDDAGDTLRRDGVCEQRGRGRLDDGRFDVPGDIWGACAGAALYRRDAVAQVGGFDESYGMYLEDVDLALRLRLAGWTCRYEPAVARHAGAGSGAPVGYWVARNSLLLSVRWFPVQWAPYVAYRQASWLVDAARRGPNALRSHLRGLRDAVPRLPDVWRARHGVGGTQRAAMERAVPWRPWRGPAAGGHPGAAE